Genomic segment of Armatimonadota bacterium:
TCGTGGCCCTGCTCCTCACCCTACAGCTCTGCTCCTGCGGAGGGGGCTCGAAGGCATCGGGAGCAGCGAGCCTCTCGATCACTTGGCCCGACCAAAGCCGGTTGATTCCGGTTGCAGCCAATAGCATCACGGTGGCGTTCCTCAACGGCTCGACGACCGTCGCCAGCCAAACCGTGGCACGCCCGTCGAGCGGCAACCAAAGCACGGTCAGCTTTTCGAGCCTTCCGGCAACGTCCCTGACCCTAACGGCCAAAGCGTTTCCATCTACCGACGGTTCTGGAACGGCCCAGGCGAGTGCGAGCCAATCGGTGACGATCACGGCCGACTCGACGACCTCTGTCACCCTCACGATGGCGTCCACGATTTCGACTTTGTCGCTCAGCCCAACCTCGCCAAGCGTGGCTGCCGGCAGTTCGGCGACTCTGACTCTGAGCGCGAAGGATTCTTCCGGCGCGACGGTCATCACGTCGGATTCGACGATGACTTGGACTTCATCCAATACGTCGGTGGCAACCGTAGCCGCTGGCGGCGTCGTGACCGGCGTCGCAGCAGGCACATCGACCATCACCGTAACCGACTCTGAATCGGGCAAGTCTGCGTCGGTGACCGCCACGGTCACGTCAAGTGGAACGACCATCGTTGACCTCGCCAATGCCTACATCAGTTCGCTGAGTTCGACCCAGCAAGCGGCGGTTGTCGTGTCTGCCTCGGCCACGAACGCGGCTAAGTGGTCAAACCTTCCGGCCACCCCTGCCTCCGACGGCACCAATACCTTACGGAACGGCGTTTCGTATTCGTCGCTGACTACCGCGCAAAAGACGGCGTTCATCAACCTCGTCCAGGCGGCTATCGGCACGAACGGCTACGATCAGTGGACGCAAATCCGAGCTTCGGACAACTACCTCGGTGCTTCGCGAAGTGGCTACAGCGGCGACTACCAGTACGTGGCATTTGTCGGGACCCCTTCGACGAGTGGGAACTGGCTGCTGCAGATTGGTGGTCACCACAACGCCCATAACTACTACTACACCGGCAACACACTAGATACCACGACCCCGTACTTCCTTGGTGTCGAGCCTCAGACCTTCACCTACAACTCAACGTCCTACACTCCTCTTCTCGCCCAGCGAAATGGAATGTATAACCTCGTCAATTCGCTGACATCCACGCAGTTGACCTCGGCGAAGCTCACCAGCAGTTTCTCGGACGTCTACCTCGGCCCCGGAAAAGACGCTCGCTCGAACTTCCCGACCGGCACCAGCGGACGTGGCATTCTCGCCTCGAGCCTGACGAGCACTCAGCAGACTCTGCTTAAGACGGCCATCGCGGCGTGGGTCGATACCAGCGCCGAGGCCTCGACGTACCAGTCGCTGTATGAGTCGGAGTTGGCATCCACCTACGTAGCCTATTCGGGCACGACGACCTTCAACAGCCAGGGAGACTATGTTCGGATCGACGGACCTCATGTCTGGATCGAGTTCGTCTGCCAAAACGGCGTCGTGTTCTCGGGCATTCACTTCCACACCGTGTGGAGAGATCGGGTGACGGATTACAATGCGGACTTCGGGTTCTAAACCGCTGGGACGGCTCCTCGCCGTCCTTGGCTTCATGCTGGCGGCAACGCTGGCATGGAGCCACCCCATGCCGAAGACGGCCGTCATGCTGAAGTTTCGCAACGACCGCATTGACGCCGAACTTCTGCTTCCGGTTGTCGAACTGAAGTTGGGATGGGATAAACCCCTTCCCGACGACGCCGAGCACACGGTCAGCGAATATGGTCTGGAACTCAAGAGCTATGTCGCTGACCATATTTGCCCGGTCGCACCGGACGGCGAGCCGTGGTCGGTGGTCGTGCATTCTGTGACTCCGGTCCCCGACACTTTCCCCGACGTGCGAGTCGATCTGTCGATGATCCCGCCTAAGGGGCAACCCGTCGATCGATTGACGTTCAACTACGACGTCATCTTCCACCACCTCATCACTCATGAGGCGATCATATCGGTTGTCGGCGATTGGCGCAATGGGCTAATTTCCGACAAACCGGTTGTGCTGGCCACCATGTGGGACCGAACGAGGTCAATCGAAATCGACCGCTCTGGTGGGAGTTGGTTTCGGGGCTTTGCGGCGACGTTCCGACTCGGCATGAGGCATATCGCCGAAGGCACCGATCACTTACTCTTTCTACTTGCGCTTCTGCTTCCTGCGCCGCTGGCCCTGGGAACAAAGAAATGGGGTGAGTTCGTGGGTGCCAAAGTCGCGATTCGAAAGATCGTCAAAGTCGTTTCTGCGTTCACCGTCGGCCACTCGATCACGCTTCTTTTTGGCGCGCTGCAGTGGGTCCGCGTGCCCGAAGCTCCGATTGAGGCCGCCATTGCGTTGTCCATCTTTGTTTCGGCGATCCACGCGTTCGTGCCCGTTTTTCGAGGGCGAGAAATGTTCGTTGCCGGCGGTTTCGGCCTTGTGCATGGGCTAGCGTTTGCGGCCACGTTGAACGGGTTTGGATTCGACGCCCTGACGCTCGTAACGAGCATCTTCAGCTTCAACTTGGGGATCGAGACGTTCCAGCTCTTCGTGATTGGCCTTGCGATGCCGATTGTCATTCTCTTGGCTCGGACCCGGTTCTACCGTTTCTTCCGCGGCGTTGGTGCGACGGCAACGGCGATTGCATCCGCGACGTGGTTCGGAGAGAGAGCCTTTGGTTGGTCGAATCCGGTGAGTCCGGTTGTCGAGCGCGCTGCGGCTCATGCGACGTGGGTTCTAGTTTCACTCCTGGTCGTCGCGGTGGCCGCCAATCTTTTTGAGCGGTCGCACCGCAGCGCCCTCGAACCGGCCTAACCCTTGGGTAGAGTGACCTTGATCCGGGTTCCTCTGCCCACTTCGCTTTCGACTCCGATTGCGCCGTGGTGAGCACGGACGATTGCCTCGCAAATCGCCAGTCCCAGTCCGCTGCCGCCGGTCTCCGAGCTTCTCGATTCATCGATGCGATAGAACCGTTCGAACAAGTGGGGCAGATGGCTTGCGGCGATGCCCTTCCCTCGATCAACGACTTCGATCACGACAGTTTCGCGATCTTCTCGAACGAAAACTTCAACGGGCGTTTTGCTCTCCGAATGCACGAGGGCGTTACCAACAAGATTGATCACAACGCGCCCAATCTGCTCGGCTTGTCCGTTGGCGAAAATGGGAGATTGGGGCACGTTCAGTTCCACTCGATCCTTTGCGTTCGGGACCGACCGGATCGCTTCGGTCACCGCCTCGCACAGATCAAAAGATGCGGGCGCTTCATTGAGTTTTCCGGCATCGGCCCGCGCAAGAAGCAGCAGATCGCGAACGATGGAGGTCATTTGATCGGCGGCAAAGTCGATATCGCTCACTAGGGTTCGGTGGTCGTCGGAGAGGTTATCGCCGAGCATAATTCCCGTGTTGGCCTTCACGATCGTCAGTGGGGTCTTCAGTTCGTGCGAGGCGTCGGCGGTAAAGCGGCGCTGCTGCTCCACGGTGCGCCGTAGCGCGTCGGCCGTGTCGGTCTGCTGGCGATAAAGCGACTCCAATCGTCCCAGCATCCGGTTCAATGTCTCCGCCAACGAGGCAAATTCGTCTCGACCCAAGACCGCCAGACGCTCGCCAAAGCCCATCCCTTCGATGCGAACCGCGTCTTGGTTAAGTTGACCAAGCGGCTGAAGGAATTTCGAGACTAACACCAGGGTCGCAAGCCCACCAAGGAGGATGCCAACCGGAATGCCCACCACGATCAAGAGCCATCGGAGGTTCTGCAAGGCCGCCAGAGCCGAGCCGATGGGCGCGGCAACCTGCACAACCTCGTTGATCTTCCCCTGCCTGTAGGTCGGTGCGCTATAGACTCGGACGGGCTCGCCGTTGCGCAAGACGGTTGTGAATCCCGGTTTCCCTTTGGCCGCCATCTCAAAGCCGATGGGATCGTAAACGTCATTCTTGTGCTCTTCGAACGAGGCAACGGCGAAGTTGATCGGTGCGGCCCACTCCTCGTTGGACTTCGAGTGGGAGGTCAGCATCTGATCGGGAGGCCCGCTGTTGCCTGAAGAACCGTTCTTGCCTGGTGGCCCTCCATTGGGCGGACCATCGCTAGCGAATGGTCCACCGTCATCGGGTGGCGGGCCGTCGAAAGAGGGTCCCTTATCGTTGGATTGTCTTGGTGATGAGGAATTGCCCGGCCCGCGACCATCGGGCGGCAGAACCGACGAAGCAAAATGGGCTCCGCGCCGCTTCAGGTCATTCTCGATATTACTGAGCAGGGCGTGACGGAAGAGTTGGTCGGCGACGATCCCGAACGCTAGCAGAAGCGCCATGATGACGAGCATCGATGTCGCCAAAAGGCGAACCCGCACCGAATGCAGGCGGCTTCGGTCAGAGGTCATCATCCACTCGCATCACGTAACCATAGCCCACGACCGTATGGATGAGAGGCTTCTCGAACCCTGCGTCAACCTTCTGCCTCAGCTTTCGGATGAAGGCGTCGACAATGTTCGACGAACCCAGGTCATTTCCCCAAATCCGCGAAGTGATCACATCTCGCGTCAGTGTGCGACCTTCGTTGACTGCTAACGCTTCGAGCAAGTCGTACTCGCGCGGCGTTAAAGCGATGACCTGCCCAGCTCGATCCACAGTGCGCGTTGTCCGGTCTATCGAGAGATCACCGACGGTCAGTAACGATCCCTTTTGAATTTTGTCGCGCCGGTACAAAGCCTCGATTCGGGCCAAAAGCTCTGCGTTATTGAATGGCTTTGGCAGGTAGTCGTCCGCGCCAAGCTTCAACCCCTTGATGCGATGCTCGACCTCTCCCATCGCGCTCAGCATCAGC
This window contains:
- a CDS encoding HupE/UreJ family protein, producing MRTSGSKPLGRLLAVLGFMLAATLAWSHPMPKTAVMLKFRNDRIDAELLLPVVELKLGWDKPLPDDAEHTVSEYGLELKSYVADHICPVAPDGEPWSVVVHSVTPVPDTFPDVRVDLSMIPPKGQPVDRLTFNYDVIFHHLITHEAIISVVGDWRNGLISDKPVVLATMWDRTRSIEIDRSGGSWFRGFAATFRLGMRHIAEGTDHLLFLLALLLPAPLALGTKKWGEFVGAKVAIRKIVKVVSAFTVGHSITLLFGALQWVRVPEAPIEAAIALSIFVSAIHAFVPVFRGREMFVAGGFGLVHGLAFAATLNGFGFDALTLVTSIFSFNLGIETFQLFVIGLAMPIVILLARTRFYRFFRGVGATATAIASATWFGERAFGWSNPVSPVVERAAAHATWVLVSLLVVAVAANLFERSHRSALEPA
- a CDS encoding response regulator: MKILVVEDEKRLASALTRILTDAGHVVSWAAHGIEAYEMARAESFDLMLLDVMLPGKSGFQIVSDLRSQRVNLPVLMLSAMGEVEHRIKGLKLGADDYLPKPFNNAELLARIEALYRRDKIQKGSLLTVGDLSIDRTTRTVDRAGQVIALTPREYDLLEALAVNEGRTLTRDVITSRIWGNDLGSSNIVDAFIRKLRQKVDAGFEKPLIHTVVGYGYVMRVDDDL
- a CDS encoding HAMP domain-containing protein, which produces MMTSDRSRLHSVRVRLLATSMLVIMALLLAFGIVADQLFRHALLSNIENDLKRRGAHFASSVLPPDGRGPGNSSSPRQSNDKGPSFDGPPPDDGGPFASDGPPNGGPPGKNGSSGNSGPPDQMLTSHSKSNEEWAAPINFAVASFEEHKNDVYDPIGFEMAAKGKPGFTTVLRNGEPVRVYSAPTYRQGKINEVVQVAAPIGSALAALQNLRWLLIVVGIPVGILLGGLATLVLVSKFLQPLGQLNQDAVRIEGMGFGERLAVLGRDEFASLAETLNRMLGRLESLYRQQTDTADALRRTVEQQRRFTADASHELKTPLTIVKANTGIMLGDNLSDDHRTLVSDIDFAADQMTSIVRDLLLLARADAGKLNEAPASFDLCEAVTEAIRSVPNAKDRVELNVPQSPIFANGQAEQIGRVVINLVGNALVHSESKTPVEVFVREDRETVVIEVVDRGKGIAASHLPHLFERFYRIDESRSSETGGSGLGLAICEAIVRAHHGAIGVESEVGRGTRIKVTLPKG
- a CDS encoding DUF3500 domain-containing protein; protein product: MKHNPLVRILFGVFVALLLTLQLCSCGGGSKASGAASLSITWPDQSRLIPVAANSITVAFLNGSTTVASQTVARPSSGNQSTVSFSSLPATSLTLTAKAFPSTDGSGTAQASASQSVTITADSTTSVTLTMASTISTLSLSPTSPSVAAGSSATLTLSAKDSSGATVITSDSTMTWTSSNTSVATVAAGGVVTGVAAGTSTITVTDSESGKSASVTATVTSSGTTIVDLANAYISSLSSTQQAAVVVSASATNAAKWSNLPATPASDGTNTLRNGVSYSSLTTAQKTAFINLVQAAIGTNGYDQWTQIRASDNYLGASRSGYSGDYQYVAFVGTPSTSGNWLLQIGGHHNAHNYYYTGNTLDTTTPYFLGVEPQTFTYNSTSYTPLLAQRNGMYNLVNSLTSTQLTSAKLTSSFSDVYLGPGKDARSNFPTGTSGRGILASSLTSTQQTLLKTAIAAWVDTSAEASTYQSLYESELASTYVAYSGTTTFNSQGDYVRIDGPHVWIEFVCQNGVVFSGIHFHTVWRDRVTDYNADFGF